A stretch of the Shumkonia mesophila genome encodes the following:
- a CDS encoding IS1380 family transposase — protein MPTECTPDLFGFAPVEGRRVEAAFDGGTMTSDAGALLLGATDRAIGLIERFAACFDDGRRAELIEHEVRTLVGQRVIGIALGYEDLNDHDHLRHDPVMAVLAGKLEAKRRDCAPVAGKSTLNRLELNSPVPTLYHKISYRAAAVEALLVALFVEAHRTPPSQIVLDLDATDDPLHGEQEGRFFHGYYDCYCYLPLYIFCGRHLLAAKLRRSNIDAAAGALDEVARIVGQVRQRWPAARILLRGDSGFAREELMAWCEATRVDYLFGLARNARLVGEIEPDLAAARAEAAAKRRPARRHKDFQWTTLDSWSRRRRVVGKAEWMPGRDDGANPRFVVTSLGRHEIKARRLYERLYCARGEMENRIKECQLDLFADRTSARSMRANQLRLWFAAMAYALLCALRRIGLALTRFAKATCGSLRLKLLKIAALVRLSVRRIRFAMPAAFPGQAEFRTAHQRLSAAAA, from the coding sequence ATGCCGACGGAGTGTACTCCGGATCTGTTTGGATTTGCACCTGTTGAAGGCCGTCGTGTGGAGGCGGCGTTTGACGGCGGGACGATGACCTCGGATGCCGGGGCGCTGCTGCTGGGGGCGACCGATCGAGCGATCGGCCTGATCGAGCGCTTTGCCGCCTGCTTTGACGATGGGCGCCGGGCGGAGCTGATCGAGCATGAGGTGCGCACGCTGGTTGGCCAGCGGGTGATCGGCATCGCGCTGGGTTACGAAGACCTGAACGACCACGATCATCTGCGCCATGATCCGGTGATGGCGGTACTGGCCGGCAAGCTGGAGGCGAAGCGGCGGGACTGTGCGCCGGTGGCCGGCAAGTCGACCTTGAACCGGCTGGAGCTGAACTCGCCGGTGCCGACGCTCTACCACAAGATCAGCTATCGGGCGGCGGCGGTGGAGGCGCTGTTGGTGGCGCTGTTTGTGGAGGCGCATCGCACGCCGCCTTCACAGATCGTGCTCGACCTGGATGCGACGGACGATCCGCTGCATGGCGAGCAGGAGGGCCGCTTCTTCCACGGCTACTACGATTGCTACTGCTATCTGCCGCTGTACATCTTCTGTGGCCGGCACCTGCTGGCGGCGAAGCTCAGGCGCTCGAACATCGACGCGGCGGCCGGGGCGCTCGACGAGGTGGCGCGGATCGTGGGGCAAGTGCGCCAGCGCTGGCCCGCGGCGCGTATCCTGCTGCGCGGTGATTCCGGCTTCGCCCGCGAGGAGCTGATGGCTTGGTGCGAGGCCACCCGGGTCGACTATCTGTTCGGGCTGGCGCGCAACGCCCGGCTGGTCGGCGAGATCGAGCCCGATCTGGCGGCGGCGCGGGCCGAGGCTGCGGCGAAACGCCGGCCGGCGCGGCGCCACAAGGACTTCCAATGGACCACCCTGGACAGTTGGAGTCGCCGGCGCCGGGTGGTCGGCAAGGCCGAGTGGATGCCGGGCCGCGACGACGGCGCCAATCCGCGCTTCGTGGTGACCTCCCTGGGGCGCCACGAGATCAAGGCACGCCGCCTCTACGAGCGACTGTACTGCGCCCGCGGCGAGATGGAAAACCGCATCAAGGAATGCCAGCTCGACCTGTTCGCCGACCGCACCTCGGCCCGCAGCATGCGGGCCAACCAGCTGCGGCTGTGGTTCGCCGCGATGGCTTACGCGCTGCTCTGCGCGCTCCGCCGCATCGGCCTGGCCCTCACCCGCTTCGCCAAGGCCACCTGCGGCAGCCTTCGGCTCAAGCTGCTCAAGATCGCCGCCCTGGTGCGCCTCAGCGTGCGCCGCATCAGGTTCGCCATGCCGGCGGCCTTCCCCGGCCAGGCCGAGTTCCGAACCGCCCACCAACGATTATCCGCCGCCGCGGCGTAA
- a CDS encoding amidohydrolase family protein, with protein sequence MNVQKVPFRVPENACDCHMHVFGPMDRYSLAPMRAYTPPPATHKDYIALAEPLGLRRFVVVQPSAYGTDNRCLLDTLDACRNQARGIVVFDPSTIADHDIAAMHERGVCGVRVNLVSSSTALSSGVVASIRLLADRIAPFGWHLQFFVGLAQIAEMAPELPTISVPVVFDHMGNARAELGTDQPGFATLVDLVASGQCWVKVSGAYHISNDPQYTDTGPIARALIGANADRIVWGTDWPHIGKTARRLERNPGIVPYRKIDDAGLLSLLGDWTDSDDVRRKILVDNPRALYGF encoded by the coding sequence ATGAACGTCCAGAAAGTGCCCTTCCGCGTGCCCGAGAATGCCTGTGATTGCCATATGCACGTGTTCGGTCCGATGGACCGGTATTCACTGGCGCCGATGCGCGCCTACACGCCGCCGCCGGCCACCCACAAAGACTACATCGCCCTGGCCGAACCCCTTGGCCTCAGGCGATTCGTCGTCGTCCAGCCCAGCGCCTACGGCACCGATAATCGATGCCTCCTCGATACCCTCGACGCGTGCCGCAACCAGGCGCGGGGAATTGTAGTCTTCGATCCGTCGACCATCGCCGATCACGATATCGCCGCCATGCACGAGCGCGGGGTCTGCGGAGTCCGCGTCAATCTGGTCAGTTCGAGCACGGCCTTGTCGAGCGGCGTCGTCGCGTCGATCCGTCTGCTAGCCGATCGCATCGCTCCGTTCGGCTGGCATCTTCAGTTTTTCGTTGGGCTGGCGCAGATCGCCGAGATGGCGCCCGAATTGCCAACCATTTCAGTTCCCGTCGTGTTCGACCACATGGGCAACGCCCGGGCCGAACTGGGCACGGACCAGCCGGGATTCGCCACGCTGGTCGACCTGGTGGCGTCGGGGCAGTGCTGGGTCAAGGTGTCGGGGGCGTATCACATTTCGAACGATCCCCAATATACGGACACCGGGCCGATCGCCCGCGCCCTGATTGGTGCCAATGCCGACCGCATCGTCTGGGGTACCGATTGGCCGCACATCGGCAAGACCGCGCGGCGGCTGGAGCGGAACCCCGGCATCGTTCCCTACCGGAAGATTGACGACGCCGGACTTCTTTCGCTGCTGGGCGACTGGACCGACAGCGACGACGTGCGCCGAAAAATCCTCGTCGATAATCCCCGCGCGCTCTACGGCTTTTAA
- a CDS encoding 2-hydroxyacid dehydrogenase → MQTWKVNCLDVFVPAVRSEIEAVAPDGFHFRFAESYDRAEQMELAADADFLLVGTAPVDAEMIANAPKVKLIQKWGIGVDKIDLVAAKKAGIPVGITFGANAGPVAEQAILLMLAIYRRLPLVDRKMREGIWMKPELRSSCFQINGKTVGLIGFGNIGRMVAHRLRGFEAEILYYDPRRAHPVSERALGATYVSRDELLARSDIVSLHTPLTNETSNMINAETIAKMKDGAILVNTARGELVDEKALFDALSSGKLRGAGLDVLHDEPPSPDNPLLTLDQVTLTPHGGGGVFDNVENVARRALANMQLVLRDEPLAPDDAIVVVK, encoded by the coding sequence ATGCAAACGTGGAAAGTAAACTGTCTCGATGTTTTCGTGCCCGCCGTCCGCTCGGAAATCGAGGCGGTGGCCCCCGATGGCTTCCACTTCCGGTTCGCAGAGTCCTACGACCGCGCGGAGCAGATGGAACTCGCCGCGGACGCCGACTTCCTCCTGGTCGGCACCGCCCCGGTCGACGCCGAGATGATTGCCAATGCCCCGAAAGTCAAGCTGATCCAGAAGTGGGGGATCGGCGTCGACAAGATCGACCTGGTCGCCGCGAAGAAGGCCGGGATCCCGGTCGGGATCACCTTTGGCGCCAACGCCGGTCCGGTCGCCGAGCAGGCCATCCTGCTGATGCTGGCGATCTATCGCCGGCTGCCGCTGGTCGATCGCAAGATGCGAGAGGGAATATGGATGAAACCGGAGTTGCGGTCTTCTTGCTTCCAGATCAACGGCAAGACGGTCGGCCTGATCGGGTTTGGGAACATCGGACGAATGGTCGCCCACCGCTTGCGCGGGTTTGAGGCCGAGATACTCTACTACGACCCGAGGCGCGCCCATCCGGTCAGCGAACGCGCCCTGGGGGCCACCTACGTTTCGCGCGACGAGTTGCTGGCCCGCAGTGACATCGTCAGTCTGCACACGCCTCTGACCAATGAGACCAGCAATATGATCAACGCCGAGACCATCGCCAAGATGAAGGACGGCGCGATCCTGGTGAACACCGCGCGCGGCGAACTCGTCGACGAAAAGGCGCTGTTTGACGCCCTCTCATCGGGCAAGTTGCGGGGGGCGGGATTAGACGTCTTACACGACGAGCCCCCGTCGCCGGACAACCCTCTGCTCACCCTCGACCAAGTGACGCTGACGCCGCACGGTGGCGGTGGCGTGTTCGACAATGTCGAGAACGTCGCCCGTCGAGCCCTCGCCAACATGCAGCTTGTCCTGCGCGACGAGCCGCTGGCACCGGATGACGCGATCGTCGTGGTCAAGTGA
- a CDS encoding LysR family transcriptional regulator: MNLRQLEVFRAIMQTGSVTEAARMMNVSQPTVSVILKHAESQIGLKLFQRIGNRLHPTPEAAVLYPTIESIFARVNYLEEDLRKLKDGRSGMLQIAATPSLTRSILLPGLKFFCRAYPFAHVVVRGGPTTETIAAVAHHRTELGLTYTSGEGELVEAEAFHETEISCIMRSDHPLARNETVDVSDLKDYCIVSNVSGTPLRRRIDAALQAAGMPAEVRIEAGTLDVYEICRLGIGVAIIEKAPYSVGRQLGLVCRPLTPRITAQSYLLFPAQRPRSITVRRFVNILKCLFAGDPIDSLTWLDGDVREEMAAERRGL; the protein is encoded by the coding sequence ATGAACCTTCGTCAGCTCGAAGTCTTTCGCGCCATCATGCAGACGGGATCGGTCACCGAGGCGGCACGGATGATGAACGTATCGCAGCCGACCGTCAGCGTGATCCTGAAGCACGCCGAGAGCCAGATCGGCCTGAAGCTGTTCCAGCGCATCGGTAACCGGCTCCACCCGACGCCGGAGGCGGCGGTCCTGTATCCGACCATCGAGAGCATCTTCGCGCGGGTCAACTATCTCGAGGAAGACCTGAGAAAGCTGAAGGACGGCCGCTCGGGCATGTTGCAGATTGCGGCAACTCCATCGCTGACCCGGTCGATCTTGCTTCCCGGTCTGAAGTTTTTCTGCAGGGCGTACCCGTTTGCCCACGTCGTGGTGCGCGGCGGCCCGACGACGGAAACCATCGCGGCCGTCGCCCACCACAGGACCGAGCTGGGCCTCACCTACACCTCGGGCGAGGGCGAACTGGTCGAGGCGGAGGCTTTCCACGAGACCGAAATCTCCTGCATCATGCGAAGCGACCACCCTCTCGCCCGCAATGAGACTGTCGACGTTTCCGATCTCAAGGATTACTGCATCGTTTCGAACGTCTCGGGGACCCCGCTGCGGCGCCGGATCGACGCCGCTCTGCAGGCGGCCGGAATGCCCGCCGAGGTGCGGATCGAGGCCGGCACCCTGGACGTGTACGAAATATGCCGGCTGGGGATCGGCGTCGCCATCATCGAAAAGGCGCCCTACTCGGTTGGGCGCCAACTGGGTCTGGTTTGCCGTCCGCTAACCCCGCGGATCACAGCGCAGTCATATCTATTGTTTCCTGCACAGCGCCCGCGCAGCATCACGGTGCGGCGGTTCGTCAACATCCTCAAGTGCCTTTTCGCCGGCGACCCCATCGACTCGCTGACTTGGCTAGACGGAGATGTTCGCGAGGAGATGGCGGCAGAGCGACGCGGCCTGTAG
- a CDS encoding tripartite tricarboxylate transporter permease, protein MMDAGDFLNNLALGLLALLNVKAIALMVFGTAIGIAVGAIPGLSGTMAVAVLVPVTFVLEPVAGLAMLAGIYNGAIYGGAITAILMRIPGTPAAVVTIFDGYEMTRQGKSAVALEAAISSSTVGGIISVLVLLLVAPPLVKIALMFGPAEYFWVAMFGLSIVASLSSNSMIKGLIAGAGGVFISVIGLDPQTAFARFTFDVPELLSGFDVITVMIGLFALPQAFTLLGAASGGDKEIVKQSTKRAPMFGQFRKFWKTYIRSAIVGTIVGIIPAAGGNIASFVSYDLAKRRSKNPETFGTGEVEGVIASEGANNGITGGSFVPLLTLGIPGSTTTAAIMGAFMVHGLDLGPQLFTDNPEVVYALIWALFLTNIVMFLMGYFGATAFIRILRVPDSLMAAGIIVFCVIGAFVMRSNIFDIYMLFAFGVLGYIMEKMAFPLAPLVLGVVLGPLIETNLLRALTISHGNFFALFNSVISWIFVVLTLLSFFGALKRSAISNIWQDRFRKRNEA, encoded by the coding sequence ATGATGGATGCCGGCGATTTCCTCAATAACCTAGCCCTCGGCCTGTTGGCGCTCCTCAACGTCAAAGCCATCGCCCTGATGGTCTTTGGCACCGCGATCGGCATTGCGGTGGGGGCGATCCCGGGCCTTTCGGGGACCATGGCGGTCGCGGTGCTGGTCCCGGTGACCTTCGTTCTGGAGCCGGTGGCCGGACTGGCCATGCTGGCGGGCATCTACAACGGCGCCATCTACGGCGGCGCGATTACCGCGATCTTGATGCGGATTCCGGGAACCCCAGCCGCCGTCGTCACCATCTTCGACGGCTACGAGATGACCCGGCAGGGGAAGTCGGCGGTGGCGCTGGAGGCGGCGATCTCGTCGTCGACGGTGGGCGGGATCATCAGCGTCCTGGTGCTGCTGCTGGTCGCCCCACCGCTCGTCAAGATCGCCCTGATGTTTGGCCCGGCCGAATATTTCTGGGTGGCGATGTTCGGCCTGTCCATCGTCGCCAGCCTGTCATCGAATTCGATGATCAAGGGCCTGATCGCTGGTGCCGGTGGCGTCTTCATCTCGGTGATCGGACTCGACCCCCAGACCGCATTTGCCCGGTTCACTTTCGACGTTCCCGAGTTGCTCAGCGGCTTCGACGTAATCACCGTGATGATCGGCCTTTTCGCGCTGCCGCAAGCGTTCACACTTCTCGGCGCAGCCAGCGGCGGCGACAAGGAGATAGTTAAGCAAAGCACGAAGCGGGCGCCGATGTTCGGGCAGTTCCGCAAGTTCTGGAAGACCTACATTCGCTCGGCCATCGTCGGCACAATCGTTGGAATCATTCCGGCGGCAGGCGGCAACATCGCGTCATTCGTTAGCTACGACTTGGCTAAGCGGCGGTCCAAGAACCCAGAGACCTTTGGCACCGGCGAGGTGGAGGGCGTCATCGCCTCCGAGGGAGCCAACAACGGGATCACCGGCGGCTCGTTCGTGCCGCTGCTGACCCTCGGAATCCCGGGCAGCACAACCACGGCGGCGATCATGGGCGCGTTCATGGTCCACGGGCTCGACCTCGGCCCGCAGCTTTTTACCGACAATCCCGAGGTTGTCTACGCGCTGATCTGGGCGTTGTTTCTCACCAACATCGTGATGTTCCTGATGGGGTATTTTGGCGCCACCGCCTTCATCCGCATCCTCAGGGTTCCCGACAGCTTGATGGCAGCAGGAATCATCGTGTTCTGCGTCATCGGCGCGTTCGTGATGCGCTCGAACATATTCGACATTTACATGCTGTTCGCCTTCGGTGTCCTCGGCTACATCATGGAAAAGATGGCGTTTCCACTCGCGCCCCTCGTCCTCGGTGTGGTTCTGGGGCCGCTGATCGAAACCAATTTGCTGCGCGCACTGACCATTTCGCACGGCAATTTCTTTGCGCTGTTCAATTCCGTCATCTCATGGATCTTCGTCGTCCTGACCCTCTTGTCGTTCTTCGGGGCGCTGAAGCGGTCGGCCATATCGAACATCTGGCAGGATCGCTTCCGCAAGCGCAACGAAGCCTGA
- a CDS encoding HpcH/HpaI aldolase family protein has protein sequence MSESFADFARNLTKMRLASGKLSVCMSFRQFENVEMVRAVKACGYDSLYVDLEHGRVSPQAAAQICATALDVGVAPLVRVPKIQSDLVGFVLDGGAMGIIFPHIDTPELARAAVAACKYPPKGHRGFNSAIPQTGYRKWPAVEVREVLNNETLVICQVESGECVENINEIAAVDGVDILFIGTNDLCADLGIDGQLDSPEVEHAYRATIDACKKYGKYCGVGGFSGREDLIKKYIEMGGRFISAGADQAFFMGGARKRAEFIKSINM, from the coding sequence ATGTCGGAAAGCTTTGCGGATTTCGCCCGGAACCTGACCAAGATGAGGCTCGCCAGCGGAAAGCTTTCGGTGTGTATGTCATTCCGCCAGTTCGAGAACGTCGAAATGGTGAGGGCTGTGAAAGCCTGCGGCTACGATAGCCTTTACGTCGACCTGGAACACGGCCGGGTTTCTCCGCAAGCAGCCGCCCAAATCTGTGCGACGGCTCTCGATGTCGGCGTCGCGCCGCTGGTTCGCGTCCCTAAGATCCAGTCTGACCTCGTCGGCTTCGTGTTGGATGGCGGCGCGATGGGGATCATCTTTCCCCACATCGACACCCCGGAACTCGCCAGGGCCGCGGTCGCAGCCTGCAAGTATCCGCCGAAGGGCCATCGCGGGTTTAACAGTGCGATCCCGCAGACCGGATACCGGAAATGGCCGGCTGTCGAGGTTCGCGAGGTTCTCAACAACGAAACTCTGGTGATTTGCCAGGTCGAATCCGGGGAATGTGTCGAAAATATTAACGAGATCGCCGCTGTCGACGGCGTTGACATCCTGTTTATCGGGACCAACGACCTTTGCGCTGATCTGGGGATCGACGGGCAACTCGACAGCCCTGAGGTTGAGCACGCCTACCGGGCGACGATCGACGCCTGCAAGAAATACGGAAAATATTGCGGGGTCGGCGGCTTCTCCGGGCGCGAGGACCTGATAAAAAAGTACATCGAAATGGGTGGCCGCTTCATTTCCGCCGGGGCCGACCAGGCGTTCTTCATGGGCGGCGCCAGAAAACGCGCCGAGTTTATCAAAAGCATTAATATGTAG
- a CDS encoding tripartite tricarboxylate transporter substrate binding protein has translation MRLSNKMAAAVATVLALSIGQAGAVDWPQKPITLIIGWAQGGGADITSRAVFQPHVEDILGQKIIIRNQTGAGGEVSFTTLAHSKPDGYTFGWTVTPNLLSFPISRKTNYKFEDLVPVVNVSYDPGVFVVPADSQFNSLKDLAAYAKDNPDKVTIANGGTGGDDFIAVELFMTACNCQVTQVAYAEGTGASISGLLGKHVMVSAINATESKKFQDAGQVKVLGVMADKRVDIIPNVPTFREQGFDVISGSYRGFSAPAGTPDEIVQKMADAVEETMKKPEFLDRAKKLQLILEYIGPKDYKKFLLKVEHDMKKIYAKHPW, from the coding sequence ATGAGACTCTCGAACAAAATGGCCGCTGCGGTGGCCACGGTCCTGGCCCTGTCGATCGGTCAGGCCGGAGCTGTCGACTGGCCGCAAAAGCCGATCACCCTCATCATCGGGTGGGCGCAGGGAGGTGGTGCGGACATCACGTCCCGCGCGGTTTTCCAGCCTCACGTCGAAGACATTCTTGGCCAGAAGATCATCATCAGGAACCAGACCGGGGCCGGCGGCGAAGTGTCGTTCACGACCCTCGCCCACTCGAAGCCAGACGGCTACACCTTTGGATGGACGGTCACGCCCAACCTGTTGTCCTTCCCCATTTCAAGGAAGACCAACTACAAGTTTGAGGACCTCGTCCCGGTCGTCAACGTCAGCTACGATCCGGGCGTCTTCGTGGTGCCGGCGGACAGCCAGTTCAACTCGCTCAAGGACCTTGCCGCCTACGCGAAAGACAACCCTGACAAGGTCACGATCGCCAACGGCGGCACCGGCGGCGACGACTTCATCGCGGTGGAGCTGTTCATGACCGCGTGCAATTGCCAAGTGACCCAGGTCGCCTACGCCGAGGGAACCGGGGCGTCGATTTCGGGTCTGCTTGGCAAGCACGTCATGGTCTCCGCGATCAACGCCACAGAATCAAAGAAGTTCCAGGACGCCGGTCAGGTAAAGGTCCTCGGCGTAATGGCGGACAAGCGCGTCGACATCATTCCCAACGTGCCTACCTTCCGCGAGCAGGGCTTCGACGTCATCAGCGGTTCGTACCGCGGCTTTTCGGCTCCCGCCGGCACGCCGGACGAGATTGTCCAGAAGATGGCGGACGCTGTCGAGGAGACCATGAAGAAGCCGGAGTTCCTGGATCGCGCCAAGAAACTCCAGCTGATCCTCGAATACATCGGTCCCAAAGACTACAAGAAGTTCCTTCTCAAGGTGGAACACGACATGAAGAAGATCTACGCCAAGCATCCTTGGTAA
- a CDS encoding GntR family transcriptional regulator, protein MHPEFEKSRLVSPPLFEAAWGKSTWELPHHLNAHNIFLLPLGDRRLFLRNSVFSATNPLQGFDVDRSQPVSGQVYARLRSEIVSLNLKPGHVLSESELSKWLGVSRTPIRQALKKLEEEGFVQSVPHLGTFVSLLDMNTLIESQFIRESLECSLTRRAATHMDDAFRSSLLTILEKQKEALSADEFERFYLLDQDFHKLICSFSRLTGIWKTVELVTAHLNRVRRLSLPLPFVPSEVIGQHQGIVDALIDGDEDAAEQAMRVHLRNILKVIPEIRERNDQLFKKK, encoded by the coding sequence ATGCACCCAGAGTTTGAGAAATCCAGGCTAGTCTCGCCGCCGCTATTCGAGGCCGCATGGGGAAAGTCGACATGGGAATTGCCCCACCATTTAAACGCGCATAATATTTTTCTTTTGCCTCTTGGTGATAGGCGGCTTTTTTTGAGAAATTCTGTGTTTTCCGCGACGAACCCCCTCCAAGGCTTCGACGTCGATCGTAGCCAGCCTGTGTCTGGACAGGTGTATGCGAGACTGCGGTCGGAAATCGTGTCGCTCAACCTGAAGCCGGGGCATGTCCTCTCGGAAAGCGAGCTTTCCAAATGGTTGGGCGTCAGCCGAACCCCCATTCGCCAAGCACTCAAGAAACTGGAAGAAGAGGGATTTGTCCAAAGCGTGCCTCATCTGGGTACCTTCGTATCACTGTTGGATATGAATACCCTTATCGAATCCCAATTCATTCGTGAGTCCCTCGAATGCAGCCTAACGCGCCGCGCGGCCACTCATATGGACGACGCCTTCAGAAGCTCCTTGCTGACGATTCTGGAGAAACAGAAAGAAGCCCTTTCCGCAGACGAGTTCGAACGGTTTTATCTTCTGGACCAGGATTTCCATAAGCTGATCTGCTCGTTTTCGAGGCTAACGGGAATCTGGAAAACCGTGGAACTCGTGACGGCGCATCTCAACCGCGTGCGGCGCTTGTCGCTTCCCCTTCCGTTCGTGCCGTCCGAGGTCATCGGGCAGCATCAGGGCATCGTCGATGCACTGATCGACGGCGATGAGGATGCGGCCGAACAGGCCATGAGGGTTCATCTGAGGAATATCCTGAAGGTCATCCCGGAGATTCGGGAAAGGAACGACCAGCTCTTTAAAAAGAAATAA
- a CDS encoding tripartite tricarboxylate transporter TctB family protein: MRSDFADLTIAILVIGLAVPGCYDAVDFRSGAKLLPLLALATLIGLNTILIVKTILQKHDVKKINIPILRVSSLLLMCLTYTFLIEKIGFFISSTLFFIVIVGIFDRKRLVPSIFASLGVSAFIYLVFSLGFSIYLPTGELWG, from the coding sequence ATGAGAAGTGATTTCGCCGACCTTACCATCGCCATACTCGTCATCGGCTTGGCCGTCCCGGGATGTTATGACGCAGTTGACTTCCGGTCTGGCGCCAAACTGCTTCCTCTGTTGGCCCTGGCGACCCTTATTGGCCTGAACACGATTCTCATCGTCAAAACGATCCTCCAGAAGCACGACGTGAAAAAAATAAACATCCCAATCTTGCGTGTGTCTTCGTTATTGTTGATGTGCTTGACCTACACTTTTCTCATTGAAAAAATCGGTTTTTTCATTTCATCAACCCTGTTCTTCATCGTGATTGTCGGGATTTTTGACCGGAAGCGGCTGGTCCCGTCCATCTTCGCCTCCCTCGGCGTCTCGGCCTTCATCTATCTCGTTTTTTCGCTCGGCTTTAGCATCTACCTGCCGACAGGGGAGCTGTGGGGATGA
- a CDS encoding IS6 family transposase, whose product MTKISYKRHRFPPSVIQHAVWLYCRFTLSFRDVEDLFAERGLDISYESVRCWVLKFGTAYAGTIRSRRPRPDCRWHLDEVFVSIQGKKMYLWRAVDSEGEVLDILVQARRNKKAALKLIRKLLKKQGFAPSTVVTDKLRSYGAAFRDLGLTAHHETGPYENNRAENSHQPVRRRERKMQGFKSPGSAQRFLSIHSIIYNLFNTQRHLISRKTNRQFRDEAVSEWRRAAAAA is encoded by the coding sequence ATGACCAAAATTTCCTACAAACGCCACCGGTTTCCTCCGTCCGTCATCCAACATGCGGTTTGGTTGTATTGCCGTTTCACGTTGAGTTTTCGTGATGTCGAGGATCTTTTCGCCGAACGTGGCCTTGATATTTCCTATGAGAGCGTTCGGTGCTGGGTCCTGAAGTTCGGCACCGCTTACGCCGGAACGATACGCAGCCGCAGACCACGTCCCGATTGCCGGTGGCATTTGGACGAGGTGTTTGTCTCGATCCAGGGCAAGAAAATGTACTTATGGCGGGCCGTCGATAGTGAGGGCGAGGTTCTGGATATCCTGGTCCAGGCGCGACGAAACAAGAAAGCCGCTTTGAAACTGATACGCAAGCTTCTGAAGAAGCAGGGATTTGCGCCCTCTACCGTTGTCACCGACAAACTGCGGTCCTACGGCGCGGCTTTCCGGGATCTGGGTCTAACGGCCCACCATGAGACAGGGCCGTACGAGAACAACCGAGCTGAAAATTCGCATCAACCGGTGCGACGACGAGAACGAAAGATGCAGGGCTTCAAGTCGCCAGGATCTGCCCAGCGCTTCCTTTCCATTCACTCCATCATCTACAACCTCTTCAACACGCAGCGGCATCTCATTTCACGAAAGACGAACCGGCAATTCCGCGATGAAGCGGTGTCGGAGTGGCGTCGTGCGGCGGCGGCTGCGTAA
- a CDS encoding GntR family transcriptional regulator: MCPSFPRFPFGCRAFSISSGRRNGAKACRAETHTEDSLRTKRLMNPREDFDLDRSRSISDQIYLWLRSEIVSLALKPGHVLSESELANRLGVSRTPTRQAIKKLEEEGFVESVPNLGTFVSLFGVGVLIEAQFIRESLECSLIRRAAERIDPETTETLQYLLAEQAASVEAGEDRKFYLLDQDFHRTICSMSGMPGIWKRVELVVSHLNRVRRLSMSLPFVPTEAVEQHQDILDCLVARNPDGAEKAMRKHLNNILKVLPEIRAEHTHYFSPAD; this comes from the coding sequence TTGTGTCCTTCATTCCCGCGATTTCCCTTTGGCTGCCGGGCCTTTTCTATTAGTTCCGGCAGACGAAACGGAGCCAAGGCCTGTCGTGCTGAAACTCATACCGAGGATTCCTTGAGGACGAAACGTCTTATGAACCCGAGGGAAGATTTCGATCTCGACCGCAGCCGTTCAATCAGCGACCAAATCTACTTGTGGCTTCGTTCGGAAATCGTTTCCTTGGCGTTGAAGCCGGGACACGTGCTCTCCGAAAGCGAACTGGCCAACCGGCTCGGCGTTAGCCGCACACCGACGCGCCAGGCGATCAAAAAACTCGAGGAGGAAGGGTTCGTCGAAAGCGTTCCTAACCTGGGGACATTCGTCTCGCTCTTCGGGGTGGGTGTTCTCATCGAGGCGCAGTTCATCCGGGAATCCCTGGAATGCTCTCTCATCCGGCGGGCGGCGGAACGAATAGACCCCGAAACCACGGAAACCCTGCAGTATCTTCTGGCGGAGCAGGCCGCCTCCGTCGAAGCGGGAGAGGATCGGAAATTCTATCTCCTCGACCAGGATTTCCACCGGACCATTTGCTCGATGTCCGGCATGCCGGGAATCTGGAAGCGGGTCGAACTCGTCGTTTCCCACTTGAACCGGGTTCGCCGCCTTTCCATGTCGTTGCCGTTCGTGCCCACCGAGGCCGTCGAGCAGCATCAGGACATCCTGGATTGCTTGGTCGCGCGCAATCCGGATGGCGCGGAAAAGGCCATGCGCAAGCACCTGAACAACATCCTCAAAGTGCTTCCGGAAATCCGGGCCGAACACACCCATTATTTCAGCCCCGCCGATTAG